In one window of Burkholderia sp. NRF60-BP8 DNA:
- a CDS encoding GNAT family N-acetyltransferase, which yields MLQMRPMTAGEFHAYRTRAIDGYASDLVSSGQNAVEDAADRARACFDTLLPDGLLTAGQTLVTLIDGASGDPVGDLWYAIVPEGPNRTLFIYDLDIVPSRRRQGWATRALDALDAEARRYGVTEIGLSVFNHNAAARALYRACGFAPITTTLIKPVVSD from the coding sequence ATGTTGCAGATGCGGCCGATGACGGCCGGCGAATTCCACGCGTACCGCACGCGAGCCATCGACGGCTACGCGAGCGATCTCGTTTCCTCCGGGCAAAATGCTGTCGAAGACGCGGCCGATCGTGCGCGCGCCTGTTTCGACACGCTGCTGCCGGACGGCCTGCTGACCGCCGGCCAGACCCTCGTCACGCTCATCGACGGCGCCAGCGGCGATCCGGTGGGCGACCTCTGGTACGCGATCGTCCCCGAAGGGCCGAACCGCACACTGTTCATCTACGACCTCGACATCGTCCCGTCCCGGCGTCGCCAGGGCTGGGCCACGCGCGCGCTCGATGCGCTCGACGCCGAGGCACGCCGGTACGGCGTCACCGAGATCGGATTGTCGGTGTTCAATCACAACGCGGCGGCGCGTGCGCTGTATCGCGCGTGCGGCTTCGCGCCGATCACCACGACGTTGATCAAACCGGTCGTGTCGGACTGA